In Paenibacillus sp. 1781tsa1, one DNA window encodes the following:
- a CDS encoding AbrB/MazE/SpoVT family DNA-binding domain-containing protein, protein MKPAGVVRKVDQLGRIVLPKSLRKRYQMNEGDPVEILVQGDHIILERYRPKCIFCGSIEEVNEFKERYICAQCLDEMTQLPQHG, encoded by the coding sequence ATGAAGCCAGCTGGAGTAGTTCGCAAAGTTGACCAATTAGGTAGGATCGTATTGCCTAAATCTTTGCGTAAAAGGTATCAAATGAATGAGGGAGATCCTGTAGAGATCTTAGTACAAGGGGACCATATTATCCTAGAGAGATATCGTCCAAAATGTATTTTCTGCGGATCCATCGAGGAAGTCAACGAGTTCAAAGAGCGTTACATATGCGCACAATGTTTAGATGAGATGACTCAGCTTCCACAGCACGGATAA